In Chiroxiphia lanceolata isolate bChiLan1 chromosome 7, bChiLan1.pri, whole genome shotgun sequence, the DNA window ttaaataaaaccccacTAAACTGAGCTTTGCTATATGGTTTTAATACTTCTCAGACAAAACCACACAGATTTCTTGCTTGGATAGAAGTTTTCTTAACTCTCTCTCTTGTAAATTTTAAGATTCTGTTTCATAAATGTCTTGGTAACAAACTCAGCTCCTCCAGAGAACTGTGTGATCTCACAATCAATGCACACACTGTTTGATAGGAacaattattcattttttttcctgcagcaaagaGGCTTTTTAAACCCTCCATCCACACAAACAGGTGTCAGGGTTACCAAGTTACCCTGGCAGGGCACAACCAGCTTCTTGTGCAATgagcaaaagcttttttttgggggggcatAAAAACTCCAGCTCTCTAAAATCCAACTTCATTTCCTCAAAATGCCAACTGCAACGAGAGCTGACACCCTTTGGGAATGGCTCCTTGATTTATTAAAGGAATTATCCTTTTGGACCACTTGATAAAGTTGGATTTAACCCATACAGAAGACAAATTTCACACTTACTGCCAGTCCTGAGGATGGATCAATGAAATCAGCCCAGTAGCCCTCAGAAGAAATTGCATAGCAAATTTCCTTGGCACCATTAATGAactgaaagggggaaaaaaaatgggagagaaGGTTATCAAATGAGATTTCTGTTACACATATCCCTGATCTCATAAAACAAGATATATTTCTAACTTTATTCTATGTATTTATATCTACTCTAAATAAATCCTTCATTTACTTTCAGTTCTAAGAATTGTTCTTCACAATTATGGCCCTCAGCAGCCCAAGGTTTCaaatttatagaaatattataATTACTCAGCTTCTTAAGGGTCCAAAATGTGGGAATTTTACcctttccagtaaattgttgTGTATTTTGAGGTTTGATGGCTCTGGTGATTCTTAAGGATCCAAAATAAGGGAATTTTACCCTTTCCAGtaaattcttctgtattttgaGGTCTGATGGCTCTAGTGATTAACTGTGTCTCAACTATAAGTCACCAATAAAATCAAACCacctgaaaacagcattttagaCATTAAATTTCTGATCTAGGACATCTTTTGGTGTTGTAACAACCCCTCAGCAGCCACTTAATAAACATTTGAGAGGCACCACTGTAAAAATTTAGATTTGGTTGTACATGACCCTCATTTCTTTAGCACAGGCCActcatattaaatatttctaaggTTAAATGTCCCAAGAAAACATCCCAATTCCCAGTGAATTTTGCTGTTTGTAACCTCTGGGCTGGGAGGTTACAACCAACATCCTCACACCCCAACAGTGACTGGATTAGACCTGACAGGGAGGTGCACAAGGAAGAAAGATGCCAATTAACATATAATTAGACCAGATTACAAAGCCAAAGACCAACAGACCAGAAATAATTCAAAGAGAAGAACACACTGAAATGAAGGGAATTTTAATTTGTGTGTAATCTTTGTGTTGATCCTTCGGAttgttgcttcctttttttcttccactgctttAGAGAGGCCACACTTGCATTTATAGGATGGGAAGGACGTTGccagattaattttaaatataaatttaacaCAGATAAAAATCCCACAGGGTGATTTTTTGCTAGATTTGGAAGAATTATGACAAGTAAcagacagaaatgttttattttgaggtGCTAAGGGAGAATGGCAGCAGTGAACAGCGACACTTGCTGGGGGAAACACAAAACCcctgaaaaatgggaaataaagtGATTTTCAGAGCCCTCTAGTGGCAACAGAACAAGACAAAGTTCATGAGGATGGTtaagatgaaataaatataaatgtaacaGGTTAAAAGAATTAATAGTGTCCATTAtcagaatggaaaaaaccagaaacaccAGAGCAATTGGTGGTTTTTAATACTTTTACCAGTGAGGCCACAGACTCTGTATTGGGATCTTAATTAAAtcacaggaaagcaaagataGCAGTGAAATCCTACAAAATATATTGTACTGAAGCTGAACTGAGGGGAGAAAATAGTTGCTGCCCTTTACCTGGATCAGAGCAACATCTTTATTAATGTTTGTGGCATTTCAGCCTACTTTTGACTCACCCCAAGGAGAAGTTTCACATAAAATAGTCAAAAAGCTCTAAACCTGCAAAAAATTATCAACGATTTCAACAGCAAGAGAACACAGGAATAGCccagaaatgctttaaaaatataatatattactAGCAGAACtagaaattaatcaaaatacaCAGGTAGCTCATGAAAGATTCATTTCCAAACCAAAAGAAGCCGGTGCTGGTGTCAGGTACTCACATTTTCTACGAGCATCTCTCTCTCATCCTCCACTTCTTGGCTCCACACAGTCATGTCATTTTTGGTCTTCTGGGTGACAGTTAACACAGTCAGGCGGTTGGGACTCACCTCTGGGAACATGGATTCAAAGTCTGCAGGAAGAGAATCCACCAGGTTGTATTTTGATCCCGCATTTTCCTCGTGTTTCCTTTCGTTTGAGACAAACCACGGACCAATTTCAGCCCCATTTCAGCCCCTTCACTTCTTAAATGGGGGTTTATTCCAATTTAATTTCAATGCTTTCCTTCTTGAACTGGTTAAAGATACAAACCTGATGCTGTCAGAATTTCCATGCTTTCCATTTGCCATTTTAATATTGCCAAAACATCTGATAACTGGTTTTGGGACAGTGGATTAGCTCCAGAATCTACCTGACACTAAAGCCGAAAGTtactccctgccccagctgatctgaaatataaatgtgaattttatATGAAATACTAAATATTGTCAACagcacaggtttgggttttattaTACAGTATGTTTTAGTATATAGTTATAGTATGTTATAGTATATAGtatgttttagaaaatattaactCTTTCCTAGTCCACATCCTGTGGCATTTACAGAGTATTTActtaactatttaaaaaaaattatagaaataaaaatatttttaagatattttttaaaaaaaaagatgtatagaaataaaagtattttttaaatatttggaaaaagttGTGATTTCTTGGCTACAAATGGAAGTGCAAACCCCACCTTTTCGTAGGAGCTCAGGACAAGCCTGGACTGCACATTCCACCTTGGCATTTTCAAAGTAGGTTTCAGCattatttatttgctgcttCTGGGGAGCACCAGcaccctgaaaaacaaaaaaagggagaacTGCAGCTTTCTCAGTTCATATGATCACAGGAATAACTTGGTAGACTTCAATACCCAGATACCCTTGAGCAGTTTCACACAGAGATGATCTGCAGTCagatttaacattttttaaatattaaaagtggAACTGGTATTGGTTTTACTTAAACCTACacagaaattttatattttttttatattttagtgtTCTCTCCAAGCAGAAACAGTAcagaaatttttattaataatattaactAAAGGTATCAGCACTAAATATTTGTGGGAATGTTGTGATCAGGCTGCAAATTATGAAGTTTTTGCTGTTAATGATGTGTGTGATtcagtgccagctctgccagcaccacaACCCAGATTCCTTGGGAGATGCTGATTTTCCTGTGAGAATTCCATGGCTCTCACAACTCAACACTGTCCAAACTGTACAAATCCAGATCCACTAAATGAAATACTAAAGGAATGACTGATTCTACTTATTAAATGGTGGCAAGACCTGGTAAACAGCAagttttaaaagtgattttttgcCACACCCACATAATTAAGTCACTTCTAAAATACTATTTCAAATagcaatgaaatatttctttctaccTGAAGTTTTGAAGTCCTCCCATATCCATAGAATGAAGTCACAtcaaaaatactatttcaaaACTCagcctgaaatattttcaactgATCATTTTGAAACTGAAGCTCTCCCATATCCACAGAATTAAATCACTCAAAATGCTATTTCAAAACACaccttgaagtatttttttcaactaAAAGTTCTGAAATTGAAGCTCTCCCATATCCATAGAATTAAGTCACATCTAAAATGCTGTTTCAAATagcaatgaaatatttctttctactAAAAGTTTTGAAACTGAAGCTCTCCCACAGCCACAGAATTAAGTCACTCAAAATGCTATTTCAAAACACAGCCTGAAATACTGCTTTCTACTCAGATATTTTTCAACAGGGTATTTTTCAACTAAACATTCTGAAACTGAAGCTCTCCCATATCCACAGAATTAAATCACTCCAAATGCTATTTCAAAACACAGCCTgaactatttctttttactaAAAGCTCTGAAACTGAAGTTCTCCCTTATCTACATCATTAAGTAACTTCTAAAGTATTATTTCAAATagcaatgaaatatttctacTAAACTGAAAGCTCTCCTATATCCACAGATCTAAATCACTCCAAATGCTATTTCAAAACACAGCCTgaactatttctttttactaAAAGTTCTGAAATTGAAGTTCTCCCATAGCCACAGAATTAAATCACTCCAAATGCTATTTCAAAACACATCCTATTTTTTTCAACTAAAAGTTCTGAAACTGAAGTTCTCCCACATTCACAGAATTGAGTCACATCTAAAATGCTATTTCAAATagcaatgaaatatttctttctaccTGAAGTTTTGAAACTGAAGCCCTCCCATATCGATAGAATTAAATCCCTCAAAATGCTATTTCAAAACACagcctgaaatatttctatCTCAACTTTAGAAACTGAAGCTCTCCCATATCCTCAGAATTAAGTCACATCAAAAATGCTATTTCAAAACACAccctgaagtatttttttcaactaAAAGTTCTGAAACTGAAGTTCTCCCATATCTACAGAATTAAGTCACATCTAAAATACTATTTCAAAACACATCCTGAAATATTGCTTTCTACTAAGATATTTTTCAACAGGATATTTTTCAGCTAAACATTCTGAAACTGAAGTTCTCCCATACCCACAGAATCAAATCACTCCAAATGCTATTTCAAAACACAGCCTgaactatttctttttactaAAAGTTCTGAAATTGAAGTTCTCCCACATTCACAGAATTGAGTCACATCTAAAATGCTATTTCAAATAGCAATGAAATATTTCCACTAAAATTTTTGGAACTGAAGCCCTCCCATATCCATAGAATTAAATCACTCCAAATGCTATTTCAAAACACagcctgaaatgtttctacCTCAACTTTTGAAACTGAAGCTCTCCCATATCCACAGAATTAAGTCACATCAAAACACACCTTGAAATACTTCTTTCTCCTAAAAGAAAAGACCTGGTACTGGTCCTGTGTAATCTCTTGCTCAATCCAGCTGGAGTTCATCTTACAAAACCAGCCAGAAAATCCACAATCTCATTTTTcaggagggaggagagctgAGTTCTGTTCCTCTGAGACAACACAGGAGTCTGTTCTTACCTGGAACTCATTGATGTATTGTGCCATCACAAATTCATGCCTCTCACTGGCTGAAGGCTCTGCTAAAATATCGGGGAGACTCTTGGGAACTTGGTTTTTCCTCTGGGAATCGGTGCCATTGAGGTGACAGTCAAAGCCAATgttcccaggcagctggaatCTCTGATCCTGAGGTCCAAAGGGACCCATCACTTCATCTGGCCACACAGTCCTGGGACCTGCAGGAGCCAAGGCCTTGCTTTAGTCAccacacccaaaaaaaaaaagggggaaaacccAAATGAAACCCCCTCTCCCACGCAAATATTTGCTCACCAAGTAACCCCAAGGCACAAAATCAGGGCCCTGCCACAAAAACCACACTCAGAAATGTCTCTGGAGTGCAAAGTTCTGACAGCACACGGGttcaaaggaaaggaatttgctttttcttacatAAATCAGGAGGTGCAGCAGCCACATGAGGCTCATCTGAGCCAGAGGAACCTGCTGTGGAAAAAGCCTTGGGATTTACAACTCTTTTGACTAAGGAATAAAACCCTGGGAGGTAGGTGACCAATCTTGCTCTGTTACAGAGCACCTgagaagacaaaaaacaaaaggacaATTACAAACTGCTCCCCAAAAAATCAGAGTTTAACACAGCCCCGTGGGTCACAAAGAAATCCCTGCTCCACAATTCAATTACAACCTTAATGCTGATCAACTGTAGCATCACgtttcagaagtgtttgatTGTTATTTTGATATCTTACcggtttattttcaaaatattcaaatattttactgtttgttttcaaaatcaaaacactCCTCATACGAGGAAAAAGCCCTGAAAACTTGAAATAGCACCAGTGAAACCCCACAACTTAAAGTAAATTATGGATGGGGATTCTTTCCATGATTATTTCCATGCATGTCACTGTTTCCAGGATTATCACAATTCCATCATGGGGGTGATTATCAGAAATACTTAGTGATATTGTTAATTATTGTTAATTATTGTTAATTTTCAACAATACTTCATTGTTCATTTTCAGAATTAACTTTGAAGCCTCATGACAATATTTTAAGGAGTAACACAAGCAACTGTTattgtttttttgtggttgttttggggttttttttaagaagaaataccCAGGTGGTGCCATTAAACAGAGAATTGTGACCTATTTTTTATGCTTTAGAAAAACACTGACAACTTTCAAGCTGCACTGACACactcagaacagaaaaataaccaaGCAAACACTCCAGATGGAGAGTTGGgagtgtaattttaaaaaatgaagattaaacTCCCCAGCACAAAACTGCTGCTATTTGACAAAACTGCACCAATTTTGCAGGTATTACTGGAAAATACAAATATCACCTACCAGagggtgtggggttttttgtaaaattctattttcagaaaatgacaCAAAGGGATTTTCCTTAAGTGCTGCAGCTTTGattccataaatatttatgtaccTGTTTACCACTAAATATTTCTACAGCCAGGTTACTTCAAAAGAAGGGAGTAAATGCTGCTATTTGTATGTGTAatataaaaactgtatttaaagtATCAGCACTTAAGGCAATAAAAGCACCAATTTCTTCCACACCAcctctgtgtaaatataaaataagtcCTGCCAACATCACAAAGACTCAAATGCTTAGAGAAGCATTTAATTTATGATTTAAATCAATTATTTAAAGCCTTAAGCTGTTTAGTTATAACAGAGGTTTAAAAGGCTCCTTTAACACAACAATCTGATGCCActtaagttcttttttttctgttatataAAATGActactgaaattaatttctgcataATGATTGTATAATAAACAGATGTAAACAATTCCAGCTGACACGTAATTACAAGAGAAGAGcgtttttttctttataatcaGGCTCACTTAACATGGAGATGTCATTAATTACAGCTATGACTGAGCTCACTCATGCAAATATTGACACACCTGGCATTACACAAGCGAGAAAACACCGCTGAAATCAATGAATTATTCATGGCTCCATGGCAAGAATAAATCAATAAAGGGGGTTTTATTCTCCAGTGTGACAAGAGCCCGGTGAACACGAGCACTGCAGGATCACAGAACTGCACCTGAGCTCGGGATGTTACAACAAGCACAAAACAAACTGTACTTAATCCTAGATCAACCCTGTGATATTTTAGGTAAAAGACAGAaagtttagatgggatattgggaaggaattctcggctgtgagggtgctgaggacTGGAATGGaatttccagagaagctgtggctgcccctggatccctggagtgtccaaggccaggctggatgaacttggagcaacttgggctggtgggaggtgtccctgtccatggcagggggtgggactggatgagctttaacgtccctcccaacccaaacctgtCTGTGACTCCACTTAACCCTCAATTGGACAATTCCCGTGATATCCACGGAATTCGGTGTCACTCACATTGGCCATGGCAGACGCCGCTCTCCTCTCGCCGACAGGCCCGGATGcccctggaaaagaaaaggagaggaaggaagaggaaagagaagagagaagggagacggaagggaaagggaaaagggaggaggagggaaaaggaaggggaagggaaaaggaaggggaagggaaaaggaaggggaagggaaggcgCTGGGCTCCGCCGCCCCGGACCCCCCTCACGGCCGATCCCCTCAGTGCCGCCCCCGCGCTCCCCGGACAGCGGTGCCCGGTGTCACAGGGCTAGGGCTGCCGGGGACAGACGACGGGAAGAGAGAAGGGGACAGAGAAAAGGGGATAAGGAGCAGGGATATGAAAAGGGGGATCGGGGAGCGCTCCCGGGGCTCTCCCGGCCCCTCTCACCTCTTCCTGCAAAATGGcggcgcccgcccgcccccgccgcgccctcGCCGCGCGCTCCCAGCCCGAGCCAGCCGAGCCGCCGACGCCTCGATTAGATGCGGCGCAGAACCAGCCAGAATCGGCCTCTCGGCGCTCGGTTGCTCGGGGCTGAGGATGAGGCGGTGGGGGGCTCGAGGGGAGAAGCGGCGATGGCGGCGGAGACGGGACGGCGACGATCGTGGTGGAGACGGGGCGGCCCCTCGGGGCGGCCTCCAGCCGGTGTTATCCCGTGCTATGGCGCGGCGAAGCGCGTCCGTGGGCGCCCGTGGGtgcggcggcggtggcggctCGGCGGGCGCGGTGGTGGCTCGGCGGGCGCGGTGGTGCAGTACCCGCCGGGGGCACCAGGGGGCGGTCACGGAGTGTCGACCGCGCTCACGgtatccccccccccccccccccccataccTTCATGGGGATACTGAAGtggaaaatggggagaaaaaggggcttttctcctggaaaatgcGGAGGAAAGGGGATTTACTATGGAGGGAATGAAGAGGGGAGTGTTTCCACCCCTGCGATTCCCGGGGGATCCCTGGGAATGCGGAGCGTCAGTGTCGCTGCTGCCACAACACCAGGACTTGGAGGCGAGACCTCGAAGAACTGTTGTACAATATAAGAATAAAAACCTTCAATAtcttttgttgttgatttttttttttttccctttttctggggggggggggagggggagagagaaaggctccccagggcagtgggcacagccccaaggctgccagagctccaggagggtttggatgatcctctgagggacagggggggattgttggggtgtctgtgcagggccaagggttggactgggtggTCCTTAGGTGTCCCTTCTGCTAATTTCTGTACTTGCTGTTAATTAACTGCAGAAGCTATTAATGCAAACGAATATGTAGGCTCTGAAACTGTTCTTTGTGTGGTGCTGGATCAGCTTGGAGGGATCCCAGCACGGGTCTCTCCAGCAAAGGGAAGGGTCGTGATTTTACTCCACTCACCATCTGAAtgtcccagagaagctgtggctacccctggatccctggaagtgtccaaggccaggttggagcaacctgggatagtggaaggtgtccctggagggctggagcccctctgctctggagccaggctgggagagctgggggggttcacctggacaagagaaggatccagggagagctgagagccccttccagggcctgaaggggctccaggagagctggagagggactggggacaagggatggagggacaggacacagggaatttctccccactgccagagggcagggatagatgggatattgggaaggaattcccagctgggagggtggggaggccctggcccaggttgggcagagaagctgtggctgcccctggatccctggaagtgtccaaggccaagctggatccAATGAAGGTGCTCCAAGCTGGATTTATGGGCAGATCTTTGTTCCTCCAAGGAAAACAGGTGTCACAAAGGTAGCTGAGCCCTGGTGACTATTGAGCCCTGGTGACTCCAGGGGTTCTGCAGAATAAAGAACTTGTTATCCACAGAGAATGTGTCGAATATACCCAAAGTCAGTGGGGCTCAGCCAGAGCACTGATCCCAAAGCCATGTCTCTGTGCATGTGTAGAGCTCCTGCCTGTGTTATTTTCCAGAATTCTGCTGGTTTTCCAGTCCATAACCTTGGTTCAAATTACcatcctttgttttgtttttttaatgtcaccTGGAACACGACACGTTTGTCCCGCTCTGGCCTGAAGTGTATTTGTAGGAAGGACCATTTTAGCTCCTTCTTTTTCATCATCCACTTCAAACAGCCATCATTCCATAGGAGGATGGAATCcaggatccctggaagtgtccaaggccaggttggatggtgcttggagcaacctgggctagtggaaggtgtccctgcccatggcaggggatggaaaaagatgattttgaggtcccttccaacctaaaccattttGGAATTCTATCTCTCCCAAATGCCTCCTCACACCCCACaccttttcagcttttctaaCAAAACCATCTATGCATTTTCTGCTACTGAGTCCAGAGCAGCCCCCACAGACACTGTGCTGAACAACCTCCTCATCTTTGTCTTCAAGtccagtgttttctgtttgccCAGCACCAACCACCCtctatttctccttttcacaAGCCCTGGCAGCGctggaaagggaaggcagaagcTTTGTGGGCAGCTTAAGGCTGGGTATTGTTTTCAGGTACCTTTTTTGTGGCGTGTTCAATATTGTGATTTCATTTAAATCAGGAGCTCTTTGAGGCAAAAACCTCCCCACTTGCATATGTGGGGAGTGCTGTGCATACTAATGCAACTATTTAAatgctgaattaaaaatatcaggGGAGAGGTGCCCAATCCCAAATCTGCTTTAAAGCTCATATAAAAGAGCTGTTTTGCTGCACTAGAGGGGAAACACAGACAAACCACTTCAGAATACCAGGATTAagactcttctttctttttttttttttttttttttttttttttttttttgccatttctttgCTGTCTGTTCCAAACCAGTCAAGAAAAAGGAACTTTAATCTCTTCAGAATAAAAGATTGGGCATTCAGATCCCTCAGTGACTCTGCACATGACCTTTATTTAATGTACTTTATTTATAAACCAGATATTTCTGGACATTTATTtggctttgctgctggtttATAAGGATAAATTTATTAGCATAAACCAGGTTtcaatatataataatatataaaagtacataataatataataataaaagctTTCAATATATCACTCTGTAGTTCAAAATCAGAGCAAGAAATTGGTTTTGTGATCATAATATTCAGCCTACAATGTTCTTAttgcatttaataaaattttggCTTTATTTGATGGCAATCAAGAGGAAATTATTATATCCAATTCCAAACACTATGATATATTAAGGAGCTATAATGTTGCAATTTTGATTTTT includes these proteins:
- the MMADHC gene encoding methylmalonic aciduria and homocystinuria type D protein, mitochondrial, translating into MANVLCNRARLVTYLPGFYSLVKRVVNPKAFSTAGSSGSDEPHVAAAPPDLCPRTVWPDEVMGPFGPQDQRFQLPGNIGFDCHLNGTDSQRKNQVPKSLPDILAEPSASERHEFVMAQYINEFQGAGAPQKQQINNAETYFENAKVECAVQACPELLRKDFESMFPEVSPNRLTVLTVTQKTKNDMTVWSQEVEDEREMLVENFINGAKEICYAISSEGYWADFIDPSSGLAFFGPYTNNTLFETDERYRHLGFSVDDLGCCKVIRHNLWGTHVLVGSIFTNAEPDSPIMRKLSGN